A region of Mycolicibacterium brumae DNA encodes the following proteins:
- a CDS encoding DUF3349 domain-containing protein: protein MNVTSTLQSVLNWLRGGYPEGVPGSDRVPLLALLQQTPLTEDEVRQVIRELTDPASHALDDGAIDRDEIEEFISEVTHREADDADVRRVAGKLAAAGWPLAGVGRKD from the coding sequence GTGAACGTGACTTCGACGCTGCAATCGGTCCTGAACTGGCTCCGCGGGGGGTACCCGGAGGGTGTGCCCGGATCGGATCGGGTGCCGCTGCTGGCGCTGCTGCAGCAGACCCCGCTCACCGAGGACGAGGTGCGCCAGGTCATCCGCGAGCTGACCGACCCCGCGTCGCACGCGCTCGACGACGGCGCGATCGACCGCGATGAGATCGAGGAGTTCATCAGCGAGGTCACCCACCGGGAAGCCGACGACGCCGACGTCCGCCGGGTCGCCGGCAAGCTGGCCGCCGCAGGCTGGCCGCTGGCCGGCGTCGGCCGCAAGGACTAG
- the nrdF gene encoding class 1b ribonucleoside-diphosphate reductase subunit beta, translating into MSEKIKLVDRVSAINWNRVPDEKDAEVWDRLTGNFWLPEKVPVSNDIPSWGTLTPHEKQLTMRVFTGLTMLDTIQGTVGAVSLIPDALTPHEEAVYTNIAFMESVHAKSYSSIFSTLCSTAEIDEAFRWSEENPNLQRKAEIVLEYYRGDEPLKRKVASTLLESFLFYSGFYLPMYWSSRAKLTNTADMIRLIIRDEAVHGYYIGYKFQKGLALVDEAKRAELKDYTYELLFELYDNEVEYTQDLYDEVGLTEDVKKFLRYNANKALMNLGYEALFPRDETDVNPAILSALSPNADENHDFFSGSGSSYVIGKAVVTEDEDWNF; encoded by the coding sequence GTGTCGGAAAAAATCAAGCTCGTCGACCGTGTTTCGGCCATCAACTGGAACCGGGTGCCCGATGAAAAGGACGCCGAGGTCTGGGACCGCCTGACCGGCAACTTCTGGCTGCCGGAGAAGGTCCCGGTGTCCAACGACATCCCGTCCTGGGGCACCCTGACTCCTCATGAGAAGCAGCTGACCATGCGGGTGTTCACCGGCCTGACCATGCTGGACACCATCCAGGGCACCGTCGGCGCGGTCAGCCTCATCCCGGACGCGCTGACCCCGCACGAGGAGGCGGTGTACACCAACATCGCGTTCATGGAGTCGGTGCACGCCAAGAGCTACAGCTCGATCTTCTCCACCCTGTGCTCCACCGCCGAGATCGACGAGGCGTTCCGCTGGTCGGAGGAGAACCCGAATCTGCAGCGCAAGGCCGAGATCGTGCTGGAGTACTACCGCGGCGACGAGCCGCTCAAGCGCAAGGTGGCCTCCACCCTGCTGGAGAGCTTCCTGTTCTACTCCGGCTTCTACCTGCCGATGTACTGGAGCAGCCGCGCCAAGCTCACCAACACCGCCGACATGATCCGGTTGATCATCCGCGACGAGGCCGTGCACGGCTACTACATCGGCTACAAGTTCCAGAAGGGGCTGGCGCTGGTCGACGAGGCCAAGCGCGCCGAGCTCAAGGACTACACCTACGAGCTGCTCTTCGAGCTCTACGACAATGAGGTGGAGTACACCCAGGACCTCTACGACGAGGTCGGGCTGACCGAGGACGTCAAGAAGTTCCTGCGCTACAACGCCAACAAGGCGCTGATGAACCTCGGCTACGAAGCGCTGTTCCCGCGGGATGAGACGGACGTGAACCCGGCCATCCTGAGCGCGCTGAGCCCCAACGCCGACGAGAATCACGACTTCTTCTCCGGCTCCGGTTCGAGCTACGTGATCGGCAAGGCCGTCGTCACCGAAGACGAGGACTGGAACTTCTGA